A genomic region of Candidatus Marimicrobium litorale contains the following coding sequences:
- a CDS encoding DUF1330 domain-containing protein, translating to MATQPRKEQIAALLANDKEGPIRMLNLLKFRAVAKYSEGTEAALSGAEAYQRYAAEVVPIIHKTGGEIVFNGQANTLVIGDGELQWDMVSIVQYPSVAAFIAMTSSDEYQKIHIHRDAGLEHQLLVEC from the coding sequence ATGGCAACACAACCCAGAAAGGAACAAATAGCGGCCCTGCTAGCCAATGATAAAGAGGGGCCGATTCGCATGCTAAATCTGCTCAAATTCAGAGCGGTTGCCAAATATAGTGAGGGCACTGAGGCGGCGCTCTCGGGGGCTGAAGCCTACCAGCGGTATGCCGCGGAAGTCGTTCCAATCATCCATAAGACGGGTGGGGAGATTGTTTTTAACGGCCAGGCCAATACGCTGGTGATCGGTGATGGCGAGCTCCAATGGGATATGGTTTCCATCGTTCAATACCCTTCGGTGGCAGCATTCATTGCGATGACATCCAGTGACGAGTACCAGAAAATTCATATTCACCGAGATGCCGGCCTGGAGCATCAATTACTCGTGGAGTGCTAG